cacactaaAACAATGCAAAATATAGAGATGTAAAACGGGAAACATTTGAAGTGTAATGTATTTTAAGTGTCTAATGTGAAGGCTTCTGGAGatcaaagtaaaatgaaaacagtagGGTACTTCTGTGAGatgaccattttcatttttgaaagattCACTCTAAAAAGGTTCATCAGGTTAGAAATgccttgtgtgtttgtaagatTAAATAATCAGTGCAGTTTGGATACTTCATTTTAGTGTCAACCCCTCTGCCGGAGGATCTCGCTCTGAAGATAGATCTATCTTCAAAGAAGGACCCTTCCTTCTGAAGAAGGATCCTTCTCTGATGATGGATTTTTCTCTGAAGATGGGTCCCTCTCCAATGAAGGATCCCTCTCTAAAGAAAGATCTCTCCCTGAACAAGCACCCTTCCTTCTGAAGACAAACCCCTCTGAAGAAGGACTCCATGTGGAGAAAATGGTTAATCTGTTCAATGTGACCTTAAATAACATTGctacaaactgaactgaacttaaTAAAAAAGGTAACAATGAAGCTCTCAGCAGCTCCTCTCCGctgttctcctcttcttcccagAATGCCTTGTTTTCCTCTGACCCTGCCTTGGACGGGGTAGACACACCCCCTGGCCCTTGTTTTTGCCTGACTCTGAGATGCAGGACATCCCAGTGTCACAGTTGCAGCGTCCCAGGTTCCTCCTCAGTTTGGTGGAACCTCGCAGCAGACAGGCCTCGCCCTCCACTGGGATCCTCTGACACCGTTTACCAGTCAAATAACGGGCGCAGCACAGACCGGCTGCACAGTCCCCAGACCGGACACAACTCGACATCTCTGGACCTGAAACATAAAGATGCTCCATTTCAAACGGCGTCACTTCCAACAACAGTGCATTCTGGGACTTGTAACCAT
The DNA window shown above is from Solea senegalensis isolate Sse05_10M linkage group LG5, IFAPA_SoseM_1, whole genome shotgun sequence and carries:
- the LOC122769049 gene encoding dickkopf-related protein 4-like isoform X2, which translates into the protein MWMWMWRSVLCVSLVCGLALDSNTIRSSERQVEREAHRQTEKAGCSNRAQRRLSSQDRQLDRQRHRDTELNRQKDTDSFNRTKGPEMSSCVRSGDCAAGLCCARYLTGKRCQRIPVEGEACLLRGSTKLRRNLGRCNCDTGMSCISESGKNKGQGVCLPRPRQGQRKTRHSGKKRRTAERSC